Proteins encoded within one genomic window of Candidatus Thiodiazotropha endoloripes:
- a CDS encoding EAL domain-containing protein has product MHKFVFNWSFFLLFAIGLLINWGIALGNTPMSLRVGVYKNPPLVDTDSMGRPGGLFIDILEQIAHQEGWKVRYVLGTWSDQLYRLSAGKIDLLPAIAINDSREKRFLFSDQTIIANWGQIYVPENSDIQTIADLHDKKIAVLTDDIYLTSKNGLHEICNSFRIECPTQKYATYDMVMRAVASGRADAGLISRLYGLSHGHFHSPVPSPIILIPLDIRFAISQQSPKAHTIKQRLDFHLANQKSDELSIYHQRLKTLFETHTPPQTQPPLLYQVIFAIGILVAALVLIAQILRWRVRVKTRQLAETEAQYHNFFDGVATALCEGDSSKALARLDQLLDSGVEDLRTYFDIHPDQLREMLFLIRVINANPATFRLFGVKSLRTLQEWLPKSITPEVFTAFKEFLIASSEKQTVFTCEVPLLTAKGQLIQVMISFPLSDSVEEVRHMPVTLVDVSHLRETEKQLSLVVKGASLGFWDWNLITDQLTVNQRWLDQLGLEASAMKHNIDDWRERLHPKDRERIMPIINQRIEEGKTYKVEYRMKHANGQWVWIEGSGGAVEFDPITQRPTRACGTHQEISERKRAAETLNTLMESMVGITGEDFFEHVARELCRWFGADGANIGELAGRNQVKSLANIIDGRVIEDFAYHISETPCDKVIRQGACLFPQGVQDLFPNDEDLVLLDVQGYAGSPIRDRNNTVIGIVWVVSRKPLFMPPDWADVMDIIAARISAEIERMRAMDRLAYQATYDSLTSLPNRRLLIDRLGQAQSRCRRHNHRGAVLFMDLDHFKTINDSLGHNVGDLLLQQVAERLTSEIRDEDTASRLGGDEFIVLFSELDGNPQIAAQQARQGAEKIQSTLSEPYNISDNELHITPSIGIVIFPMDGASADDILKYADTAMYRAKEEGRNTIRFFLPGMQDAAEQQLRLQNDLRNALINDELSLNYQPQVDLAGNLVSVEALLRWHHPNHGQVEPRRFITVAEESGQILQISEWVLKQALQKIKHWSEQLQGPLNLAVNISAVHFHQASFADQIEELVTNTGVDPRHLTLEIHEGTLVENFEEATEKVLKLKKLGVRFSIDCFGIGYASIAYIRRLPVDQLKIDRSFIRDISSDPKDAQLVQTIITMAQTMDIEVVAIGVETDAQLKFLRDKGCRIFQGYYFSHPLPVDQFEIYLSKEIA; this is encoded by the coding sequence ATGCACAAATTTGTGTTTAACTGGAGTTTTTTCCTCCTTTTTGCCATAGGCCTGCTGATCAACTGGGGTATTGCGCTGGGCAATACCCCCATGTCCCTGCGTGTGGGTGTCTACAAAAACCCACCCTTGGTTGATACCGATTCTATGGGACGGCCGGGGGGACTTTTCATTGACATCCTTGAGCAGATCGCCCACCAGGAGGGGTGGAAGGTGCGCTATGTGCTCGGTACATGGAGTGATCAGCTCTATCGACTCTCTGCCGGAAAGATCGACCTGTTACCTGCGATCGCGATCAATGACTCACGGGAAAAGCGTTTCCTCTTCTCAGATCAGACCATCATTGCCAACTGGGGGCAGATTTACGTTCCTGAAAACTCGGATATACAGACCATTGCCGATCTTCATGACAAGAAGATTGCCGTATTGACGGATGACATCTACCTGACCTCAAAAAATGGACTGCATGAGATCTGCAACTCATTCAGGATTGAGTGCCCTACCCAGAAATACGCCACCTATGACATGGTGATGAGGGCGGTTGCCAGCGGCCGTGCGGATGCCGGCCTGATCAGTCGCCTGTATGGCTTGAGCCATGGCCATTTCCATAGTCCGGTGCCCAGTCCAATCATCCTGATCCCCCTGGATATCCGCTTTGCCATATCCCAACAGAGTCCCAAAGCGCATACCATCAAGCAGCGACTCGACTTTCATCTCGCCAACCAGAAGAGCGATGAACTCTCGATCTACCATCAACGACTCAAGACACTGTTCGAAACCCATACACCTCCGCAAACACAACCTCCACTGCTCTACCAGGTCATCTTTGCGATTGGCATCCTGGTGGCGGCGCTGGTGTTGATTGCGCAAATTCTCAGATGGCGGGTCAGGGTCAAGACCCGGCAACTCGCTGAAACCGAGGCCCAGTACCATAACTTCTTCGATGGGGTCGCCACCGCATTATGCGAGGGTGACAGCTCAAAAGCCCTGGCCAGACTGGATCAGCTGTTGGACTCGGGTGTGGAAGATCTCAGAACCTATTTCGATATCCATCCGGATCAATTGCGCGAGATGTTGTTCCTGATCCGGGTGATCAACGCCAATCCGGCCACCTTCAGACTGTTCGGTGTAAAGAGCCTGAGAACCCTGCAGGAGTGGTTGCCGAAAAGCATCACTCCGGAAGTGTTCACCGCCTTCAAAGAGTTTCTGATTGCTTCGAGTGAAAAACAGACGGTATTCACATGCGAGGTACCGCTGCTGACCGCAAAGGGTCAACTGATCCAGGTTATGATCAGCTTTCCTTTATCGGACTCTGTCGAAGAGGTACGGCATATGCCGGTAACCCTGGTAGACGTCTCCCATCTGCGAGAAACCGAAAAGCAACTCTCACTGGTGGTCAAAGGCGCCTCTCTGGGGTTTTGGGACTGGAACCTGATCACCGATCAACTTACCGTCAATCAACGTTGGTTGGATCAGCTTGGACTGGAAGCATCCGCCATGAAGCACAACATTGACGATTGGCGGGAGCGTCTCCATCCCAAGGACAGGGAGCGGATCATGCCGATCATCAATCAGCGGATTGAAGAGGGCAAAACCTATAAAGTCGAATACCGCATGAAACATGCGAACGGCCAGTGGGTCTGGATTGAAGGTTCGGGTGGAGCGGTGGAATTCGATCCGATCACCCAGCGCCCGACCCGAGCCTGCGGCACCCATCAGGAGATATCGGAGCGTAAGCGCGCGGCAGAGACCCTCAACACTCTGATGGAGAGTATGGTCGGCATCACCGGCGAGGATTTCTTTGAACATGTGGCCCGCGAGCTGTGTCGCTGGTTTGGTGCCGATGGCGCGAATATCGGAGAACTGGCAGGCAGAAATCAGGTCAAATCCCTGGCCAACATCATCGATGGCCGGGTGATCGAGGATTTCGCCTACCATATCAGTGAAACCCCCTGTGACAAGGTCATCCGCCAGGGAGCCTGCCTTTTCCCCCAGGGAGTTCAGGACCTCTTTCCCAACGATGAGGACCTGGTGCTGCTGGATGTCCAGGGTTATGCCGGCTCACCGATCCGGGATCGCAACAATACGGTGATCGGTATTGTCTGGGTGGTATCCCGCAAACCCCTCTTCATGCCACCTGACTGGGCCGATGTGATGGATATCATCGCGGCCCGTATAAGCGCTGAAATTGAGCGTATGCGAGCCATGGACCGACTGGCCTATCAAGCCACCTACGACTCTCTCACCTCCCTGCCCAACCGACGCTTGCTGATCGATCGTCTGGGTCAGGCTCAATCCCGCTGCCGCCGGCACAACCACCGCGGTGCCGTCCTGTTCATGGACCTGGACCATTTCAAAACCATCAACGATTCACTCGGCCACAATGTCGGTGACCTGTTACTGCAGCAAGTTGCGGAACGCCTGACCAGTGAGATCCGGGATGAGGATACCGCTTCAAGGCTCGGTGGTGATGAGTTCATCGTGCTGTTTAGCGAACTCGACGGCAATCCACAGATTGCGGCCCAACAAGCCCGCCAAGGTGCTGAAAAGATTCAGTCGACCCTGTCGGAGCCCTACAACATCAGTGACAATGAACTGCATATCACCCCCAGTATCGGTATCGTCATCTTTCCGATGGATGGCGCCAGTGCTGACGATATCCTCAAATATGCAGATACCGCCATGTATCGAGCCAAGGAGGAGGGTCGCAATACCATCCGCTTCTTCCTGCCCGGTATGCAGGACGCGGCAGAACAACAACTCAGGCTGCAAAACGATCTGCGTAACGCACTGATCAATGATGAGCTGTCACTCAACTATCAACCCCAGGTCGACCTGGCTGGCAATCTGGTCAGCGTTGAAGCACTGTTGCGCTGGCACCATCCCAACCATGGGCAAGTTGAACCCCGCCGATTCATTACCGTTGCTGAAGAGTCAGGACAGATCCTGCAGATCAGTGAATGGGTACTCAAGCAGGCACTGCAAAAGATCAAACACTGGTCTGAGCAGCTTCAGGGCCCGCTCAACCTGGCCGTCAATATCAGTGCGGTTCACTTCCATCAGGCCAGCTTTGCAGACCAGATAGAAGAGCTGGTAACCAATACCGGGGTCGATCCCAGACACCTGACCCTGGAGATTCATGAGGGCACCCTGGTAGAGAACTTTGAAGAGGCCACGGAAAAGGTCCTGAAACTGAAAAAACTTGGGGTCAGATTCTCCATCGACTGTTTTGGCATCGGCTACGCCTCGATCGCCTATATACGCCGTCTACCTGTGGATCAGCTGAAAATCGACCGAAGCTTCATCCGCGACATCTCCAGCGATCCGAAAGATGCACAACTGGTACAGACCATCATCACCATGGCTCAGACCATGGATATCGAAGTGGTTGCCATCGGTGTGGAGACCGATGCTCAATTGAAATTTCTGCGTGACAAAGGCTGTAGAATATTCCAAGGTTACTACTTCAGCCATCCACTGCCGGTGGATCAATTTGAAATCTATCTGAGTAAAGAGATCGCTTGA
- the guaB gene encoding IMP dehydrogenase, which produces MRVIEEALTFDDVLLVPAHSQVLPKDVDLRTKLTREIDLNIPLVSAAMDTVTESRFAIALALEGGIGIIHKNMDATTQAQEVEKVKKYESGVIRDPITVGPYVSIGEVVELTHSRNISGVPVVDGKELVGIVTGRDLRFERKMDDPVRNIMTRKEDLVTVKEGASRDEVMSLLHKHRIEKVLVVDDSFELQGMITAKDIQKAKDNPNACRDDQERLRVGAAVGVGEGTEERVDALVQAGVDVVVVDTAHGHSQGVLDRVAWVKKTYPQVQVIGGNIATADAALDLVKAGADAVKVGIGPGSICTTRVVAGVGVPQVTAVSNVAKVLEGTGVPLIADGGLRYSGDISKILAAGGYSVMIGGMFAGTDEAPGEVEIFQGRSYKSYRGMGSLGAMSGKDGSSDRYFQESSEKEKLVPEGIEGRVPYKGPVVAIIYQIIGGIRSSMGYTGCANIDEMRTKPEFVRITNAGVTESHVHDVTITKEAPNYRRD; this is translated from the coding sequence ATGCGTGTAATCGAGGAAGCCCTCACATTTGACGATGTACTCCTGGTACCCGCCCACTCACAGGTACTGCCAAAGGACGTCGATTTAAGGACCAAACTGACCCGGGAGATCGATCTCAATATCCCGTTGGTTTCTGCTGCCATGGACACGGTTACCGAATCCAGATTTGCCATTGCTCTGGCGCTGGAAGGGGGTATCGGCATCATCCATAAGAATATGGATGCCACCACTCAGGCCCAGGAGGTGGAGAAGGTCAAAAAATATGAGAGTGGTGTGATCCGGGATCCGATCACCGTTGGACCCTACGTCAGCATTGGCGAAGTGGTTGAACTCACCCACTCCAGAAACATCTCCGGCGTACCGGTGGTGGATGGCAAGGAATTGGTTGGAATTGTCACCGGTCGGGATCTGCGATTTGAACGCAAAATGGATGATCCGGTACGCAATATCATGACCCGTAAGGAAGACCTGGTGACGGTCAAAGAGGGTGCCAGCCGTGATGAGGTGATGAGCCTGCTGCATAAGCACCGTATCGAAAAGGTACTGGTGGTTGATGATAGCTTTGAATTGCAGGGGATGATCACCGCCAAGGATATCCAGAAGGCGAAAGACAATCCCAACGCCTGCCGGGATGATCAGGAGCGACTGCGGGTTGGGGCGGCCGTTGGTGTCGGTGAAGGTACCGAAGAGCGTGTGGACGCACTGGTCCAGGCCGGTGTCGATGTGGTGGTTGTGGATACCGCCCACGGACACTCACAAGGTGTACTGGATCGGGTCGCCTGGGTAAAGAAGACCTACCCTCAAGTACAGGTTATTGGCGGCAACATCGCCACCGCTGATGCCGCGCTCGATCTGGTCAAAGCCGGTGCCGATGCGGTGAAAGTGGGTATCGGGCCCGGTTCGATCTGCACCACAAGGGTGGTTGCGGGTGTCGGTGTACCCCAGGTGACGGCGGTTTCCAATGTGGCCAAGGTGCTGGAAGGCACCGGAGTGCCACTGATTGCTGATGGTGGCCTGCGCTATTCCGGGGATATTTCAAAGATTCTCGCGGCCGGCGGCTACTCTGTGATGATTGGCGGTATGTTTGCCGGAACCGATGAAGCGCCGGGTGAAGTGGAGATCTTTCAGGGGCGTTCCTACAAGTCTTACCGGGGCATGGGATCACTTGGCGCCATGTCCGGCAAGGATGGTTCCAGTGATCGTTACTTCCAGGAGTCCAGTGAGAAAGAGAAGCTGGTACCGGAAGGTATTGAAGGGCGGGTGCCCTACAAAGGTCCGGTGGTGGCGATCATCTACCAGATCATCGGTGGTATTCGATCCAGCATGGGCTATACCGGTTGCGCCAATATCGACGAAATGCGCACCAAGCCGGAGTTTGTCAGGATCACCAATGCGGGTGTCACTGAATCCCACGTGCACGATGTAACGATTACCAAGGAAGCGCCCAACTATCGGCGTGATTGA
- the guaA gene encoding glutamine-hydrolyzing GMP synthase: MTTDIHAHRILILDFGSQYTQLIARRVREAGVYCEIYPYDNADEGLSGSKPAGIILSGGPETVTADEAPAAPQDVFELGVPLLGICYGMQTMAAQLGGEVASSDKHEYGYAQVRARGHSRLLKDIEDHTSPEGYGLLDVWMSHGDRVESLPEGFQVICETENAPVAGIADESRGYYGLQFHPEVTHTRQGKRIIERFLFEICGCEVLWTPGQIIEDSIHHVRELVGEQQVVLGLSGGVDSSVVAALLHRSIGDQLTCVFVDNGLLRLHEGDQVMATFAEHMGVKVIRVDAEDRFLKALRGVTDPEQKRKIIGNLFIDIFEEEASKLEDVSFLAQGTIYPDVIESAGAKSGKAHVIKSHHNVGGLPEYMKLALVEPLRELFKDEVRKIGIELGLPYEMIYRHPFPGPGLGVRILGEVKKEYADLLRQADHIYIEELHKHNLYDEVSQAFAVFLPVKSVGVVGDARRYEYVVTLRAVKTVDFMTAKFAHLPFDFLEEVSRRIINEVSGISRVAYDISSKPPATIEWE, translated from the coding sequence ATGACAACTGATATTCATGCCCATCGAATCCTGATTCTGGACTTTGGATCTCAATATACACAACTGATTGCACGCCGGGTGCGTGAAGCCGGTGTCTATTGTGAGATCTATCCCTATGACAATGCGGATGAAGGGCTCTCCGGTAGCAAGCCTGCCGGCATCATTCTCTCCGGTGGCCCAGAGACGGTCACCGCCGATGAAGCGCCCGCTGCACCACAAGATGTGTTTGAGCTTGGGGTGCCGCTGTTGGGTATCTGCTACGGCATGCAGACCATGGCCGCACAACTTGGTGGCGAAGTGGCGTCTTCCGACAAGCATGAATATGGCTATGCCCAGGTACGTGCCAGAGGGCACTCGCGCCTGCTGAAGGATATCGAGGATCATACCAGTCCGGAAGGCTATGGCCTGCTGGATGTGTGGATGAGCCATGGGGATCGTGTCGAGTCCCTGCCCGAAGGTTTTCAGGTGATCTGTGAAACCGAGAATGCTCCGGTGGCGGGTATAGCTGATGAATCTCGCGGCTACTATGGTCTGCAGTTCCATCCCGAGGTGACTCACACCCGTCAGGGCAAGCGTATCATCGAACGTTTTCTGTTTGAGATCTGTGGCTGTGAAGTGCTCTGGACACCCGGACAGATCATCGAGGACAGCATTCACCATGTGCGTGAACTGGTGGGTGAACAACAGGTGGTGCTGGGGCTCTCCGGCGGGGTTGATTCATCCGTGGTCGCTGCGTTGCTGCATCGTTCGATCGGCGATCAGCTGACTTGCGTGTTTGTCGACAACGGACTGCTGCGATTGCATGAGGGGGACCAGGTGATGGCCACCTTTGCCGAGCATATGGGTGTTAAGGTGATCCGTGTCGATGCGGAAGATCGCTTTCTCAAAGCGCTGCGCGGTGTCACCGACCCTGAACAGAAACGCAAGATCATCGGCAATCTGTTCATCGATATCTTCGAGGAGGAGGCGAGCAAGCTGGAGGATGTCTCCTTCCTGGCGCAGGGCACCATCTATCCGGATGTGATCGAGTCTGCCGGCGCCAAGTCGGGCAAGGCTCATGTGATCAAGTCACACCACAATGTGGGTGGTCTGCCGGAGTACATGAAACTGGCCCTGGTTGAACCTCTGCGCGAACTGTTCAAGGATGAGGTGCGCAAAATTGGCATTGAGTTGGGTCTCCCCTATGAGATGATCTACCGCCACCCATTTCCCGGGCCGGGGCTCGGTGTGCGGATTCTTGGCGAGGTCAAGAAAGAGTATGCTGACCTGCTGCGCCAGGCGGATCACATCTATATTGAAGAGCTGCACAAGCACAATCTCTATGATGAGGTGAGCCAGGCATTCGCCGTGTTCCTACCGGTTAAATCAGTGGGCGTTGTGGGCGATGCACGGCGCTATGAATATGTGGTCACGCTGAGAGCGGTGAAGACAGTCGACTTCATGACCGCCAAGTTTGCTCATCTGCCATTTGATTTTCTGGAAGAGGTTTCGCGCAGAATCATCAATGAAGTGTCGGGTATCTCACGTGTGGCCTATGATATTTCCAGTAAGCCGCCGGCGACCATTGAGTGGGAGTGA
- a CDS encoding type II toxin-antitoxin system VapC family toxin: MILVDTSIWIDHLRSGDTRLADLLAQSQVLAHPFVVGELACGNLRNRDEILRLLNDLPQSPIATPAEALHFIESHQLMGLGVGYIDIHLLAATALAENARLWTGDKRLKKVSSEMKLVFDE, from the coding sequence ATGATCCTGGTCGATACTTCGATCTGGATCGACCATCTGCGCTCCGGCGATACCCGGCTTGCTGATTTACTGGCTCAAAGTCAGGTACTGGCACACCCTTTTGTCGTAGGTGAACTGGCATGCGGCAATTTGCGTAACCGCGATGAAATTCTCAGACTGCTCAATGACCTTCCACAGTCACCGATCGCCACTCCAGCAGAGGCACTGCACTTTATCGAAAGTCATCAGCTGATGGGGCTGGGAGTCGGTTATATTGATATCCATCTGCTTGCTGCAACCGCATTGGCGGAAAATGCTAGGCTCTGGACAGGCGATAAACGACTGAAGAAAGTTTCAAGCGAGATGAAACTGGTGTTTGACGAATAA
- a CDS encoding type II toxin-antitoxin system VapB family antitoxin, producing MRTTLNIDDQLLEEAQRITGVSEKVALVREGLRALIERESARRLARLGGSEPQLKPIPRRQSAPAK from the coding sequence ATGAGAACCACACTGAACATCGATGACCAATTACTAGAAGAGGCTCAGCGGATTACCGGGGTGAGCGAGAAAGTTGCTCTCGTTCGAGAGGGACTGCGCGCCCTGATTGAACGAGAGAGCGCTCGCCGGTTGGCGCGACTGGGTGGAAGCGAGCCTCAGCTGAAGCCAATACCTCGTCGCCAGTCCGCTCCTGCAAAATGA
- a CDS encoding EAL domain-containing protein → MSIDIKKLLSAAPAILEASSEAIATIDGDGQIKGFNSHFLELLGIAEDECKGLNISQIFRDLDDTFIIQGTKDEFEPAKLTSAEGQVSWVLVKVIGIGKTGRETRTVLVHDPETIRRIIDRLDYIENYDTPTGLLNHRKGIVEFEQLQASNLAGGCILLDLESGPSVAAGMDLTACIRSIAGHFKLIEEQSVLCRLANSEVLCIYSSTEPLPAEALSSLIEAIRKDSSVPDGVRPHIAHLDWKAGTISVNGILDRLKAELTPIDEPHLLAHLDAQQHATSHASFLLRLNQALEAGELDFFIQPQICSEGRQVIGGELLIRWIPSPGEIIPPAHFIEFLEQGEFADKFFHWALVRTAQVLKTVHDELDMWIPLSLNLATTHFHDRQMMKALADTMREYNIPSDILEVEITERILADDPEAVLENLEHLREQGFKIAIDDFGTGYSSLSYLRRFPLDRLKIDRVFVSNLEENEEDRLIVTSIASLAHILGLEVVAEGIEEPFQASFLMNIGCEYFQGYLTGRPMPVDAFIEFTRHNPEHSEWLDEPSKFRSEHSLESKARKVKWKKSFSTDVVSVDNEHRALIDALNAFSDLFIKDPESIDITETLDVIALEAIKHFDHEEDVMFNIGYPRYEMHREKHKWLIADIAKRKLEISEHKQSTSFDEVLQYLKYWLLRHLVSEDTHLHRFINKPSSERRT, encoded by the coding sequence ATGAGTATTGACATCAAGAAACTGTTGAGTGCGGCTCCGGCAATCCTGGAGGCCAGCAGCGAGGCCATCGCCACCATCGACGGCGACGGTCAGATCAAGGGCTTCAACAGCCACTTCCTGGAACTGCTCGGCATCGCCGAGGATGAATGCAAGGGTCTGAATATAAGCCAAATATTCCGTGACTTGGATGATACCTTCATCATCCAAGGGACCAAGGATGAATTTGAACCCGCCAAGCTCACCAGTGCAGAGGGTCAGGTGTCCTGGGTACTGGTCAAAGTCATCGGCATCGGCAAGACCGGCAGGGAGACCCGTACCGTGCTGGTACACGATCCGGAGACCATTCGCCGCATCATCGATCGCCTGGATTACATCGAGAACTATGACACACCCACCGGCTTGTTGAATCATCGCAAAGGCATCGTCGAGTTCGAACAGCTCCAGGCGAGTAATCTGGCCGGCGGCTGCATCCTGCTGGACCTGGAATCGGGTCCATCTGTGGCAGCCGGTATGGATCTGACCGCCTGCATCCGCTCCATAGCCGGGCACTTCAAGCTCATCGAAGAGCAGAGCGTGCTCTGCCGCCTGGCCAATTCCGAGGTCCTCTGTATCTACTCCTCAACGGAGCCGCTGCCGGCCGAAGCCCTTTCATCCCTGATCGAGGCCATCAGGAAGGACAGCAGTGTCCCCGACGGGGTCAGGCCGCACATTGCCCACCTGGACTGGAAAGCCGGCACCATATCGGTGAACGGTATCCTGGACCGTCTCAAGGCAGAACTGACTCCCATCGATGAGCCCCACCTGCTCGCCCACCTGGATGCCCAACAGCACGCCACATCCCACGCCTCGTTCCTGCTGCGCCTGAACCAGGCACTGGAAGCCGGTGAGCTGGATTTTTTCATCCAGCCCCAGATCTGTTCAGAGGGCCGCCAGGTCATCGGCGGCGAACTGCTGATCCGCTGGATCCCATCGCCGGGGGAGATCATCCCGCCGGCCCACTTCATCGAGTTCCTGGAACAGGGTGAATTCGCCGACAAATTCTTCCACTGGGCGCTGGTGCGCACCGCCCAAGTGTTGAAGACTGTCCATGATGAACTGGACATGTGGATACCGCTGTCGCTCAACCTCGCCACCACCCACTTCCACGACCGGCAGATGATGAAGGCACTGGCCGACACCATGCGGGAGTACAACATCCCCAGCGACATACTGGAGGTGGAGATCACGGAGCGGATCCTTGCAGACGACCCCGAGGCCGTGCTGGAGAACCTGGAACACCTCCGTGAACAGGGCTTCAAGATCGCCATCGACGACTTCGGCACCGGCTATTCCAGCCTCTCCTACCTACGCCGTTTTCCCTTGGACCGCCTGAAGATCGACCGGGTATTCGTTTCCAACCTGGAGGAAAACGAGGAAGACCGTCTGATCGTCACCTCCATCGCCTCCCTGGCACACATTCTGGGGCTGGAAGTCGTCGCCGAGGGCATCGAAGAACCCTTCCAGGCCTCGTTCCTCATGAATATCGGCTGCGAATACTTCCAGGGCTACCTGACCGGCAGGCCCATGCCCGTCGATGCCTTCATCGAGTTCACCAGGCACAATCCCGAACACAGCGAATGGCTGGACGAACCCAGCAAGTTCCGCAGCGAACACAGCCTGGAGAGCAAGGCCCGGAAGGTCAAATGGAAAAAGAGCTTCTCCACCGACGTAGTCTCCGTCGACAATGAACACCGCGCACTGATCGATGCCCTGAATGCCTTCAGCGACCTGTTTATAAAAGATCCCGAATCCATCGATATCACCGAGACTCTGGACGTGATCGCACTGGAGGCCATCAAGCATTTCGATCACGAGGAAGACGTGATGTTCAACATCGGCTATCCCCGCTATGAAATGCACCGGGAAAAACACAAGTGGCTGATTGCCGACATCGCCAAGCGCAAACTGGAGATCAGCGAGCACAAACAGAGCACCAGTTTCGACGAGGTCCTGCAGTACCTGAAATACTGGCTGTTGCGTCACCTGGTGAGCGAGGATACCCACCTGCACCGTTTCATCAACAAGCCGTCCTCGGAACGGCGCACCTGA
- a CDS encoding endonuclease/exonuclease/phosphatase family protein — MRLFFALFALIISASVSADQLRIATWNIENLGTYGRGSDGGHGEADLPLRTKEQLNDIADFIRDDLGSDVIALQEIGISHAYGPVSRNTQLDAIVKKLGSSWKYYLPPVPYNHTPDSMYVGYLWNTEKVKAIAIAPMRVPQVSLAGAALFPRTPVIGYFEANDKDEESELNDFALVNVNLAPGQHNDENHLIAMTLIEYRLDDALTAMNINEEDRIILGDFNDNPQKVSETGTLKYSPAMYYHMAFKGYMDYVPADFKSTRMDTELDSIVDHVLVSQAAQRHLFGNRAFLWLPENAPESFAEWRETFSNHFPISVVMNITEDDDED, encoded by the coding sequence ATGCGTTTATTTTTTGCTCTTTTCGCGCTGATCATCAGTGCATCCGTTTCTGCTGATCAACTAAGAATCGCGACCTGGAATATTGAAAACCTGGGGACTTACGGCAGGGGTTCTGATGGCGGTCATGGTGAAGCTGATCTTCCTCTCCGCACCAAGGAGCAGTTGAACGATATTGCCGATTTTATCCGTGATGACCTTGGTTCTGATGTAATTGCCTTGCAGGAAATCGGTATTAGCCATGCCTATGGCCCTGTTTCTCGGAATACGCAACTTGATGCCATCGTTAAAAAGCTTGGATCAAGCTGGAAGTATTACTTGCCCCCAGTTCCCTACAATCATACGCCTGATTCCATGTATGTGGGTTACCTGTGGAATACAGAGAAAGTAAAGGCAATTGCAATCGCTCCCATGAGGGTTCCCCAGGTATCACTTGCCGGTGCAGCGCTTTTTCCCCGCACTCCAGTCATCGGTTATTTTGAAGCGAATGACAAAGACGAAGAAAGTGAACTGAATGACTTTGCCCTGGTAAATGTCAACCTGGCACCAGGCCAGCACAATGATGAAAATCACCTCATAGCCATGACATTGATTGAATATCGTCTGGATGATGCGCTCACAGCCATGAATATTAATGAGGAGGACCGGATTATTTTGGGTGACTTTAATGACAACCCTCAAAAAGTATCCGAAACAGGTACTCTGAAATACTCTCCAGCCATGTATTACCACATGGCCTTCAAAGGTTATATGGATTACGTGCCAGCAGACTTTAAAAGCACGCGTATGGACACCGAACTGGACAGCATTGTCGATCACGTGCTTGTCAGTCAAGCAGCTCAAAGGCATCTATTTGGCAATCGGGCATTTCTCTGGCTGCCAGAGAATGCTCCAGAATCGTTTGCTGAATGGCGCGAAACTTTTAGCAATCATTTCCCGATTTCGGTTGTTATGAATATTACCGAAGATGATGATGAAGATTAA